In the Bradyrhizobium guangzhouense genome, one interval contains:
- the recQ gene encoding DNA helicase RecQ, with protein sequence MSVPSTAPLPAPADGRDALSVLHSVFGLPGFRGAQGEIVRHVTDGGNCLVLMPTGGGKSLCYQLPSLLREGCGIVVSPLIALMRDQVAGLIEAGVNAAALNSSLSFQEASEIERRLIAGDLDLLYVAPERLVTPRCLAMLAQAKVALFAIDEAHCVSQWGHDFRPEYVGLSVIAERFPDVPRIALTATADELTRKEIVQRLQLTDSPQFVSSFDRPNIRYEIVDKRNAVSQLKDFIRERHAGDAGVVYCLSRNRVEEVAAALDEAGIAALPYHAGLDSSVRSRNQDRFLNEDGIVIVATIAFGMGIDKPDVRFVAHLDLPKSIEAYYQETGRAGRDGKPSAAWMAYGLSDIVQQRRMIDESSGSDDFKRVSIGKLDALVGLAETAQCRRRRLLAYFGEEVGAEVCGNCDNCLMPPKMRDGKVLAQKLLSCVYRTGQRFGAMHLIDVLIGRLTDKVTQFGHDKLSVFGIGRELNEKQWRTVLRQLVAMGHLQADSEAFGAMKLTETARGVLRGETEVWLREEAAGTRVRASRAKSRRGELAPAANTPQGDVDPELRARLRSWRSDVARERGVPAYVVLHDATIDGIVRAWPTTLDELRNVPGIGDKKLEHYGEELLQIVRTR encoded by the coding sequence ATGTCCGTCCCTTCTACCGCTCCACTGCCAGCGCCGGCCGATGGCCGCGATGCGCTGTCTGTGCTGCATTCCGTGTTCGGCCTGCCGGGTTTTCGCGGGGCGCAGGGCGAGATCGTCAGGCACGTGACTGACGGCGGCAATTGCCTGGTGCTGATGCCGACCGGCGGCGGAAAATCGTTGTGCTATCAATTGCCGTCGCTGTTGCGCGAGGGCTGCGGCATCGTGGTCTCGCCACTGATCGCGCTGATGCGTGACCAGGTCGCCGGCCTGATCGAGGCCGGCGTCAACGCCGCCGCGCTGAACTCGTCGCTGTCGTTCCAGGAGGCCTCCGAGATCGAGCGCCGCCTGATCGCGGGTGACCTTGATCTGCTCTACGTCGCGCCGGAACGGCTGGTGACGCCGCGCTGCCTGGCGATGCTGGCGCAGGCCAAGGTGGCGCTGTTCGCGATCGACGAGGCGCATTGCGTCTCACAATGGGGGCACGATTTCCGGCCCGAATATGTCGGCCTCTCCGTTATCGCCGAGCGCTTTCCAGATGTGCCGCGCATCGCGCTGACTGCGACCGCAGATGAGCTGACGCGGAAGGAAATCGTCCAGCGCCTCCAGCTGACCGACAGCCCGCAGTTCGTCTCCAGCTTCGACCGGCCCAACATCCGCTACGAGATCGTCGACAAGCGCAACGCGGTGTCGCAGCTGAAGGATTTCATCCGGGAACGGCATGCCGGCGACGCGGGCGTGGTCTATTGCCTGTCCCGCAATCGGGTCGAGGAGGTCGCCGCAGCTCTCGACGAGGCCGGCATCGCCGCGCTGCCCTATCACGCCGGTCTCGACAGCAGTGTGCGATCGCGCAACCAGGATCGTTTCCTCAACGAGGACGGCATCGTCATCGTAGCGACCATTGCGTTCGGCATGGGCATCGACAAGCCCGACGTGCGCTTCGTCGCCCATCTCGACCTGCCCAAGAGCATCGAGGCCTATTACCAGGAAACCGGGCGTGCCGGGCGCGACGGCAAGCCGTCGGCGGCCTGGATGGCCTATGGCCTCTCCGACATCGTGCAGCAGCGCCGGATGATCGACGAGTCCAGCGGCTCCGACGATTTCAAGCGCGTGTCGATCGGCAAGCTGGACGCGCTGGTCGGCCTCGCCGAGACCGCGCAGTGCCGGCGCAGACGGCTGCTCGCCTATTTCGGCGAGGAGGTCGGCGCCGAGGTCTGCGGCAATTGCGACAATTGCCTGATGCCGCCGAAGATGCGCGATGGCAAGGTGCTGGCGCAAAAACTTCTGTCCTGCGTCTATCGCACTGGGCAGCGTTTCGGCGCGATGCACCTGATCGACGTGCTGATCGGGCGCCTGACCGACAAGGTGACGCAGTTCGGCCACGACAAGCTGTCGGTGTTCGGCATCGGGCGCGAGCTCAACGAGAAGCAATGGCGTACCGTGTTGCGGCAGCTGGTGGCGATGGGGCATTTGCAGGCCGACAGCGAAGCCTTTGGCGCGATGAAGCTGACGGAGACTGCGCGGGGCGTGCTGCGTGGCGAGACCGAAGTGTGGCTGCGCGAGGAAGCAGCTGGCACGCGCGTCCGCGCCAGCCGTGCCAAGTCGCGCCGCGGCGAACTTGCGCCCGCAGCGAACACGCCGCAGGGCGATGTCGATCCCGAATTGCGCGCGCGACTACGGTCCTGGCGCTCGGATGTGGCGCGCGAGCGCGGCGTGCCCGCCTATGTCGTGCTGCACGATGCCACCATTGACGGCATCGTACGGGCCTGGCCGACGACGCTCGACGAGCTGCGCAATGTCCCAGGGATCGGCGACAAGAAGCTCGAGCATTATGGCGAGGAGCTGTTGCAGATCGTCAGGACGCGGTAG
- a CDS encoding 1-aminocyclopropane-1-carboxylate deaminase, with protein sequence MNLDKFARYPLTFGPTPIEKLERLSKHLGGNVEIYAKREDCNSGLAYGGNKLRKLEYIIPDAIASNADTLVSIGGVQSNHTRMIAAVAAKIGMKCRLVQEAWVPHEDAVYDRVGNIMLSRIMGADVRLVDDGFDIGIRKSWEQAVEDVKAAGGKPYAIPAGASVHKFGGLGYVGFAEEVRKQEKELGFKFDYIIVCTVTGSTHAGMLVGFADDGRARKVIGIDGSFTPDQTKAQVLSIAQNTAKLVELGKDVVADDVVLIEDYAYPAYGVPSEETKEAIRLTARLEAMITDPVYEGKSMQGLIDLTKKGYFEKGAKVLYAHLGGAPALNGYGYAFRNG encoded by the coding sequence ATGAACCTGGACAAATTTGCGCGCTATCCGCTCACCTTCGGCCCGACCCCGATCGAGAAGCTGGAGCGGCTGTCGAAACATCTCGGCGGCAATGTCGAGATCTACGCCAAGCGCGAGGACTGCAATTCCGGTCTCGCTTATGGCGGCAACAAGCTGCGCAAGCTCGAATACATCATTCCCGATGCGATCGCCTCGAATGCCGATACGCTGGTCTCGATCGGCGGCGTGCAGTCGAACCACACCCGCATGATCGCCGCCGTCGCGGCCAAGATCGGCATGAAGTGCCGCCTGGTGCAGGAAGCCTGGGTGCCGCATGAGGACGCCGTCTATGACCGCGTCGGCAACATCATGCTCTCGCGCATCATGGGCGCCGACGTGCGCCTGGTGGATGACGGCTTCGACATCGGCATCCGCAAGAGCTGGGAGCAGGCCGTCGAGGACGTCAAGGCTGCGGGCGGCAAGCCCTACGCGATTCCCGCCGGTGCGTCCGTGCACAAATTCGGCGGCCTCGGCTATGTCGGCTTCGCTGAGGAAGTGCGTAAGCAGGAAAAAGAGCTCGGCTTCAAGTTCGACTACATCATCGTCTGCACCGTCACCGGCTCGACTCATGCCGGCATGCTGGTCGGCTTCGCCGACGACGGCCGGGCGCGAAAGGTGATCGGCATCGATGGGTCGTTCACCCCCGATCAGACCAAGGCGCAGGTGCTCTCGATCGCCCAGAACACGGCGAAGCTCGTCGAGCTCGGCAAGGACGTCGTTGCAGACGACGTCGTGCTGATCGAGGACTATGCCTATCCAGCCTATGGCGTGCCGTCGGAAGAGACCAAGGAGGCGATCCGTCTCACCGCACGGCTCGAAGCGATGATCACCGACCCTGTCTACGAAGGCAAATCGATGCAGGGCCTGATCGACCTGACCAAGAAAGGCTATTTCGAGAAGGGCGCGAAGGTCCTCTACGCCCATCTCGGCGGCGCGCCTGCGCTGAATGGCTACGGATACGCGTTCCGGAACGGCTAG
- a CDS encoding Lrp/AsnC family transcriptional regulator, translated as MSARLDRIDLKMLRLLQNNGRLSNAELAETVAISPATCHRRTQRLFEDGFIATVRAMVAPKKVAKGTLVMVGVVLDRSTPESFASFEQAIAKLKFVLDCHLVAGDFDYFLKIRVGDMEDFNRIHGEQLIALPGVRQTRTFFVMKEVVDNAPLEF; from the coding sequence ATGTCGGCCCGGCTTGATCGTATCGACCTCAAGATGTTGAGATTGCTGCAGAATAACGGGCGGCTCAGCAACGCCGAGCTGGCTGAAACAGTCGCGATCAGCCCTGCCACCTGCCATCGCCGGACCCAGCGCCTATTCGAGGATGGGTTTATCGCCACGGTTCGCGCCATGGTGGCGCCGAAGAAGGTGGCGAAGGGCACGCTGGTGATGGTCGGCGTCGTGCTCGACCGCTCGACCCCGGAGAGCTTTGCCAGCTTCGAGCAGGCGATCGCCAAGCTCAAATTCGTGCTCGACTGCCACCTCGTCGCCGGCGATTTCGACTACTTCCTCAAGATCCGCGTCGGCGACATGGAGGATTTCAACCGCATCCATGGCGAGCAACTGATCGCACTGCCCGGTGTCCGCCAGACCCGCACCTTCTTCGTCATGAAGGAAGTGGTCGACAACGCGCCGCTGGAGTTTTGA
- a CDS encoding PLP-dependent cysteine synthase family protein, which yields MPPLPFRQHDPMAPAYRRGWVDEAVAAIEADQCRTADTHLIRLIVPALSGIDLYLKDESTHPTGSLKHRLARSLFLYALCNGHIREGTPVVEASSGSTAVSEAYFAEMIGVPFYAVMPRTTSAEKIAAIEHYGGNCHLIDDGRTLYAEAAALATRLNGHYMDQFTFAERATDWRGNNNIAESIFTQLKGEPRPLPDWIVMGAGTGGTSATIGRYLRYRQYPTRLCVADVEHSAFFDCFRAQDRSRVCERPSLIEGVGRPRCEPSFVPGVVDRMMKIPDAASIAAMNVLSRRLRRAVGGSTGTNFLALCRLASEMRKAGQTGSLVTLICDSGERYRQTYYEPSWLSARGLDPAPFEAALSSFLETAQPLALEVDDVVNPQNA from the coding sequence ATGCCTCCGCTTCCCTTTCGCCAGCATGATCCCATGGCGCCGGCCTACCGGCGCGGCTGGGTGGACGAGGCGGTCGCTGCGATCGAGGCCGATCAGTGCCGCACGGCCGACACTCATCTGATCCGTCTGATCGTGCCGGCGCTGTCAGGCATCGACCTCTATCTGAAGGACGAGTCCACGCATCCGACCGGCAGCCTGAAGCACCGGCTGGCGCGCTCGCTGTTCCTCTACGCGCTCTGCAACGGTCATATCCGCGAAGGCACGCCCGTGGTGGAGGCGTCGTCGGGCTCGACTGCGGTGTCGGAAGCCTATTTCGCAGAGATGATCGGCGTACCCTTCTATGCCGTGATGCCTCGCACGACCTCGGCCGAGAAGATCGCTGCGATCGAGCATTATGGCGGCAATTGCCATCTGATCGACGATGGCCGCACGCTCTATGCGGAAGCTGCCGCACTCGCGACCCGGTTGAACGGCCACTACATGGACCAGTTCACCTTCGCCGAGCGCGCCACCGACTGGCGCGGCAACAACAACATCGCTGAATCGATCTTCACGCAGTTGAAGGGCGAGCCGCGCCCGCTGCCCGACTGGATTGTGATGGGGGCAGGCACCGGCGGCACATCGGCCACCATCGGCCGCTATCTGCGCTACCGCCAATATCCGACGCGGCTCTGCGTCGCCGATGTCGAACATTCCGCCTTCTTCGATTGCTTCCGCGCGCAGGATCGCTCGCGTGTCTGCGAACGCCCCTCGCTGATCGAAGGCGTCGGCCGCCCGCGCTGCGAGCCGTCCTTCGTGCCCGGTGTGGTCGATCGCATGATGAAGATCCCGGATGCGGCGAGCATCGCCGCGATGAACGTGCTATCGCGCCGGCTGCGCCGCGCGGTCGGCGGCTCCACGGGTACCAACTTCCTGGCGCTGTGCCGGCTCGCCTCGGAGATGCGTAAGGCAGGCCAGACAGGATCACTGGTGACACTGATCTGTGATTCCGGCGAGCGCTATCGGCAGACCTATTACGAACCTTCCTGGCTCTCCGCGCGCGGTCTCGACCCGGCACCGTTTGAGGCGGCCCTGTCGTCGTTCCTCGAGACCGCGCAGCCACTGGCGCTCGAGGTCGACGACGTCGTCAATCCGCAGAATGCATGA
- a CDS encoding sensor domain-containing diguanylate cyclase, translating to MSRLVTERTFLAGKIFFNFGQSSIDCVVRRLSEEAATLEMESGLGVPERFQLRLAGRETLACRVIWRSDRQVGVAFEQPGSEQATGEERDRSSDALMRAQMLALRAALDHVPTGIVLLDADLRARLINRSFREMWHLPDQVADSNPSILTLLHHGRDIGAYEVPDPALEAHVIERVRVIEAGDPTPIDVRRTNGDVVRVQCTPLPDGGRMLTYTPVTDIVRSSDELKLLRDALENVQDGVLLLDSDLNASFMNLRMRRFWEVSEEEAARRPAYAALVSRVQRASAPDLAASELAKFPGKRVAEVIAGDHVRDLQTPDGRRIRAHCTTMSNGGRMLTYVDITDLTNKAAMLERLATTDPLTSLYNRRHFLGALDAEWSRFQRYYRSVSVLMLDIDHFKSVNDRYGHAVGDEAIKAVAAACNEGKRKSDLVGRIGGEEFAVLLPETSLSRARLVAERIRKRAMAIRLKAHQAQFGVTVSIGIAEATVSMSGIDALMGAADQALYQAKNEGRNRCIAFAPPRPASKAAE from the coding sequence ATGTCCCGCTTGGTCACGGAACGGACGTTCCTTGCTGGGAAAATCTTCTTCAATTTCGGCCAGTCGTCGATCGACTGCGTCGTGCGCCGGCTGTCCGAAGAGGCCGCGACGCTCGAAATGGAGAGCGGTCTCGGCGTTCCCGAACGGTTCCAGCTCAGGCTTGCCGGGCGCGAGACTCTCGCCTGCCGCGTGATCTGGCGGTCGGACCGTCAGGTCGGGGTTGCCTTCGAACAGCCAGGCAGCGAGCAGGCGACGGGCGAGGAACGGGATCGCTCGTCCGACGCGTTGATGCGCGCCCAAATGCTGGCGCTGCGTGCGGCCCTCGATCACGTGCCGACCGGAATCGTGCTGCTCGATGCCGATCTCAGGGCGCGCCTCATCAACCGGTCGTTTCGCGAGATGTGGCATCTGCCTGACCAGGTTGCCGACAGCAATCCATCCATTCTCACGCTGCTTCATCACGGGCGCGACATCGGAGCCTACGAGGTGCCGGACCCCGCCCTCGAGGCCCACGTGATCGAGCGCGTCCGCGTGATCGAGGCGGGCGATCCGACGCCGATCGACGTGCGCCGAACCAACGGCGATGTCGTGCGCGTCCAATGCACGCCCTTGCCGGACGGCGGACGCATGCTGACGTATACGCCTGTTACCGACATCGTCCGTTCCTCGGACGAGCTGAAGCTGCTGCGGGATGCCCTGGAGAATGTTCAGGACGGCGTGCTCCTGCTCGATTCCGACTTGAACGCGAGCTTCATGAATCTGCGCATGCGCCGGTTCTGGGAGGTGAGCGAAGAGGAGGCCGCCAGACGCCCGGCCTATGCTGCGCTGGTGAGCCGCGTGCAGCGCGCGAGCGCACCCGACCTGGCGGCGAGCGAGCTGGCTAAATTCCCGGGCAAGCGCGTTGCCGAGGTCATAGCCGGCGATCACGTGCGCGACCTTCAAACGCCCGATGGGCGGCGGATCAGGGCTCATTGCACCACGATGTCGAATGGCGGCCGGATGCTGACCTATGTCGATATCACCGATCTCACCAACAAAGCCGCCATGCTGGAGCGGCTGGCGACCACCGATCCGCTGACGAGCCTGTACAATCGCCGGCATTTCCTGGGGGCGCTCGATGCGGAGTGGAGTCGCTTCCAGCGCTACTACCGCTCGGTCTCGGTCCTGATGCTCGACATCGATCATTTCAAGTCGGTCAACGACCGCTACGGTCATGCGGTCGGTGACGAGGCGATCAAGGCCGTTGCCGCCGCATGCAACGAGGGCAAGCGCAAGTCCGATCTCGTCGGCCGCATCGGCGGCGAGGAGTTCGCGGTTCTGCTGCCCGAGACCAGCCTGTCACGCGCCAGGCTCGTCGCCGAGCGAATCCGCAAACGCGCGATGGCGATCCGGTTGAAAGCGCATCAGGCGCAGTTCGGGGTCACCGTCAGCATCGGCATTGCCGAGGCCACCGTCAGCATGTCCGGCATCGACGCGCTGATGGGCGCGGCCGATCAGGCGCTCTACCAGGCCAAGAACGAAGGCCGAAACCGCTGCATCGCCTTCGCGCCTCCGCGGCCTGCAAGCAAGGCCGCGGAGTGA
- a CDS encoding alpha/beta hydrolase has translation MPLDPLAKRLLTMMAAAAPQARSRPSVEVRRQSLAKLMQFARADAPDVIASDGMLPGPGGELPYRLYSPASAGPSAPGFVFFHGGGLVAGSIATHDRIAAALAHATGCRLVSVDYRLAPEHKYPAAVDDAIAATEWVAREASSLGIDAERLVVGGDSAGATLAAIVCQEAVQSAGLSIAAQCLVCPVLDFEAVSPSREAFAEGHLIDRATIEADLSDYLPEGLDAADPRISPLRATRLAGLPTTIIHTAEFDPMRDEGNAYARKLLAAGVVVEHVCHDGMVHNFHAMGAILPQAQLVLSQIGEQVRRAVEK, from the coding sequence ATGCCGCTCGATCCACTCGCGAAGCGCTTGTTGACCATGATGGCCGCAGCCGCGCCCCAGGCGCGGAGCCGGCCGAGCGTCGAGGTGCGGCGACAATCGCTGGCCAAGCTGATGCAGTTTGCGCGGGCCGACGCGCCCGATGTGATCGCCTCCGACGGCATGCTGCCCGGCCCCGGCGGAGAGCTGCCCTATCGGCTGTATTCGCCAGCGTCTGCCGGGCCCTCCGCGCCTGGCTTCGTCTTCTTTCATGGCGGCGGGCTCGTCGCCGGCAGCATTGCGACGCATGACCGCATCGCGGCGGCGCTGGCGCATGCGACCGGCTGCCGTCTCGTGTCGGTCGACTATCGCCTCGCCCCCGAGCACAAATATCCCGCTGCCGTCGACGACGCGATCGCGGCTACCGAATGGGTAGCGCGCGAAGCCTCCTCGCTCGGCATCGATGCCGAGCGGCTGGTGGTCGGCGGCGATTCCGCCGGCGCCACGTTGGCGGCGATCGTATGCCAGGAGGCGGTACAGAGCGCCGGCCTCTCCATCGCCGCACAATGCCTGGTCTGCCCGGTGCTGGATTTCGAGGCGGTTTCCCCCTCGCGTGAAGCGTTCGCGGAAGGTCATCTGATCGACCGCGCCACCATCGAGGCCGATCTGTCCGATTATCTGCCCGAGGGGCTGGATGCGGCCGATCCCCGCATCTCGCCGCTGCGCGCGACGCGTCTCGCAGGCCTGCCGACCACGATCATCCACACCGCCGAGTTCGACCCGATGCGCGACGAGGGCAATGCCTATGCGCGCAAGCTGCTCGCCGCGGGCGTCGTAGTCGAGCACGTCTGCCACGACGGCATGGTCCACAATTTCCACGCCATGGGCGCGATCCTGCCGCAGGCGCAGCTCGTGCTGTCGCAGATCGGGGAGCAGGTCAGGCGCGCGGTCGAGAAATAG
- a CDS encoding branched-chain amino acid aminotransferase codes for MAEIKKPIDYSPSWTFFEGKWHEGNVPIMGPRTHGAWLGSVVFDGARAFEGVAPDLDRHMARANQSAINFGLKPVVDADTWLALASEGIARFAPNAELYIRPMYWAQNGAGGGVLFDPETTNWCLCIYEAPMPKPTGNAITLSPFRRPTAECAPVDAKAACLYPNNSRALAEAASRGFQNALMLDLLGNVAEFGNSNVFMAKDGVVFTPAPNGTFLNGITRQRVISLLRADGVTVVEKTLRYQDFLAADEIFSTGNFAKVAPVIRIDERELQPGPFYTKARKLYWDFAHAVKLAA; via the coding sequence ATGGCCGAGATCAAGAAGCCGATCGACTATTCGCCGAGCTGGACCTTCTTCGAAGGCAAATGGCACGAGGGCAATGTGCCGATCATGGGGCCGCGTACGCATGGCGCCTGGCTCGGCTCGGTGGTGTTCGACGGTGCGCGTGCCTTCGAAGGCGTCGCGCCCGATCTCGACCGTCACATGGCCCGTGCCAATCAATCCGCGATCAATTTCGGCCTGAAACCTGTGGTCGATGCCGACACCTGGTTGGCGCTCGCGAGCGAAGGCATCGCGCGCTTCGCACCGAATGCCGAGCTCTATATCCGTCCGATGTACTGGGCGCAGAATGGCGCCGGTGGCGGCGTGCTGTTCGATCCCGAGACCACCAATTGGTGCCTGTGCATCTACGAGGCGCCGATGCCAAAGCCGACGGGCAATGCGATCACGCTGTCGCCGTTCCGCAGGCCTACCGCCGAATGCGCGCCGGTCGACGCAAAGGCCGCCTGCCTCTATCCGAACAATTCGCGCGCCCTTGCCGAAGCCGCCTCGCGCGGCTTCCAGAACGCGCTGATGCTCGACCTGCTCGGCAACGTCGCCGAGTTCGGCAATTCCAACGTGTTCATGGCCAAGGACGGTGTTGTCTTCACGCCGGCGCCGAACGGCACCTTCCTCAATGGGATCACGCGCCAGCGCGTGATCAGCCTGCTCCGCGCCGACGGCGTCACGGTGGTCGAGAAGACGCTGCGCTATCAGGATTTCCTCGCCGCCGACGAGATTTTCTCGACCGGCAATTTTGCCAAGGTCGCGCCCGTGATTCGTATCGACGAGCGCGAGCTGCAGCCGGGTCCGTTCTACACCAAGGCGCGCAAGCTCTACTGGGACTTTGCCCATGCGGTGAAGCTGGCGGCGTAG